A part of Gossypium hirsutum isolate 1008001.06 chromosome A07, Gossypium_hirsutum_v2.1, whole genome shotgun sequence genomic DNA contains:
- the LOC121232031 gene encoding probable serine/threonine-protein kinase At1g54610 translates to MGCVFGKQSHPPSSDRRRRSKTVASPRHPRTHRRRSCGEPSTEISVVNAVDPVVDVEEKERPKQPKQKARHTGDFPVSIPAPERRRTPSDLNQQGWPSWLMAVAGEAIRDWTPRRANTFEKLDKIGQGTYSNVYKARDLLTGKIVALKKVRFDNLEPESVKFMAREILVLRKLNHPNVIKLEGLVTSRMSSSLYLIFEYMEHDLAGLAACHGIKFTEPQVKCYMKQLLSGLEHCHNQGVLHRDIKGSNLLIDNEGILKIADFGLATFYDPEQKKPLTSRVVTLWYRPPELLLGATYYGVGVDLWSAGCILAELISGKPIMPGRTEVEQLHKIFKLCGSPSEQYWKKSKLPNATLFKPQQPYKRCIADTFKDFPPSSLPLIETLLSIDPEERSTATAALNSEFFTTEPYACEPSSLPKYPPSKEMDVKLRDEQARRQRGLASKVNAVDGARKVKVSERANRAVPAPEANAEIQANLDKWRVMTQTNAKSKSEKFPPPHQDGAVGHPLDASHKGPLSFSATDTTFGSSIFNSKSSESAKNPGPVIGSSRRKKTNKDPQRAPSRKFIRGFKPSSIGLSMDFLFRGKSEVIRS, encoded by the exons ATGGGTTGTGTCTTCGGGAAGCAATCACACCCACCGTCTTCAGATCGCCGGCGGCGGAGCAAAACCGTAGCTTCACCACGTCATCCACGTACTCATCGTCGCCGGAGCTGTGGTGAACCATCTACTGAAATCTCAGTCGTTAATGCTGTGGACCCAGTTGTGGATGTTGAAGAGAAGGAGAGACCGAAGCAACCGAAGCAAAAAGCTAGACATACTGGTGATTTCCCGGTGAGCATTCCGGCACCGGAGAGACGACGGACACCATCAGACCTTAACCAACAAGGGTGGCCGTCGTGGTTGATGGCTGTAGCTGGTGAAGCCATCCGTGATTGGACCCCAAGACGTGCCAATACATTTGAAAAGCTTGACAAG attGGACAAGGGACTTACAGCAATGTGTACAAAGCTAGGGATCTATTAACAGGGAAAATAGTGGCTTTAAAGAAGGTTAGATTTGATAATTTAGAACCAGAGAGTGTAAAGTTCATGGCAAGAGAGATACTTGTATTAAGGAAACTTAATCATCCAAATGTAATTAAGCTTGAAGGCTTAGTTACTTCAAGAATGTCATCTAGTCTTTACTTGATATTTGAATACATGGAGCATGATCTTGCTGGCCTTGCTGCTTGCCATGGAATCAAGTTCACTGAGCCTCAG GTAAAGTGTTATATGAAGCAGTTACTTTCTGGGTTAGAGCATTGCCACAACCAAGGTGTTTTGCATCGTGATATCAAGGGTTCTAATCTTCTTATTGACAATGAAGGGATTTTAAAAATTGCTGATTTCGGGCTGGCTACCTTTTATGATCCTGAGCAGAAGAAACCCTTGACTAGTCGAGTGGTTACACTTTGGTATCGTCCACCTGAACTACTTCTTGGGGCAACTTATTACGGTGTTGGGGTTGACCTCTGGAGTGCTGGGTGCATTTTGGCTGAGCTAATTTCTGGGAAGCCAATAATGCCAGGAAGGACAGAG GTTGAACAACTGCATAAGATATTCAAGTTATGTGGATCCCCTTCTGAGCAATATTGGAAGAAATCCAAATTGCCAAATGCAACGCTCTTTAAGCCACAGCAGCCATACAAACGCTGTATAGCTGACACTTTCAAGGATTTTCCACCTTCTTCTTTACCTCTTATTGAAACTCTTCTTTCAATAGACCCTGAAGAACGAAGTACTGCCACTGCAGCCCTTAACAGCGAA TTCTTTACCACTGAACCATATGCTTGTGAGCCGTCAAGTTTACCGAAGTATCCCCCGAGCAAAGAAATGGATGTAAAATTGAGAGACGAACAAGCCAGAAG GCAAAGAGGTCTAGCCAGCAAGGTTAATGCAGTTGATGGTGCTAGGAAAGTTAAAGTTAGTGAACGTGCTAATCGAGCAGTTCCTGCCCCCGAAGCAAATGCAGAGATTCAAGCAAACTTAGAT AAATGGAGAGTAATGACACAAACAAATGCAAAAAGCAAGAGTGAGAAATTCCCACCTCCCCATCAAGATGGAGCTGTTGGGCATCCATTAGATGCTTCACATAAAGGGCCTCTATCTTTTTCCGCAACTGACACTACTTTTGGCTCATCAATTTTCAACTCTAAGTCATCCGAATCTGCTAAAAATCCTGGACCTGTCATCGGTTCTTCGAGAAGAAAGAAAACCAATAAAGACCCCCAAAGGGCTCCATCTAGAAAGTTCATCCGCGGTTTCAAACCATCTTCGATAGGCCTATCgatggatttcctgttccgaggTAAGTCTGAGGTGATTCGTAGCTAG